CGGCTGCGACGAGAGCGCGCCATGCGATCGACAACCGCTCGAGCGGCAACTGGGCGGTCAGGTGATGGAATCCGCGGCCTTCCTCACCGACGAGATTCGACAGCGGCACGCGCACATCGGAGAAAGCGATCTCGGCAGTATCCTGGGCGTGCAAACCGAGTTTGCGCAACTTCTGCCCCCGTGCGAAACCTGGGGTGTCGGTCGGAACCAGAATGAGCGAAAGTTGCGGCCTACCCTCTTTCTCTCCCGTCCGGGCCGCGGCCAGAACCACATCCGAGGAGAAGCCGCTGGTGATGAACGTCTTCGCTCCGTTGATCACCCACTCATCACCATCGCGGACCGCTGTGGTCTTCATCCCGCGGAGATCGCTGCCCGCGGCAGGTTCGGACAGCGCAATCGACGCGACGGTCGAACCGTCTGCCATACCGGGTAGCCACGTCTGCTTATGCTCGGTTGTGCCGAAGGTGGTCAGGTAGGACGCGACGATGTCATCGTTGATGGAAAAGGCCGAAGCAAGTGCCGCGGCCCCCACTCGTGCGAGTTCCTCCTGCACGACACAGCGAAAGCGATAATCAGCTGCACCTCCACCGCCGAATTCTTCGGGTATCCGGATACCGAGAATGCCCTGAGCGCCAGCTGCCTTCCACACGATTCGTCCCGTACTTCGCTCCTCCTCCCAGCGATCGAGATTCGGGGTTACTTCTCGGCTCACGAATTCGCGGACGGACGCACGAAAGGCCGAATGGTCGGCATCGTAAAAATTCTCTGGCATGGTCGATCTCCCGGTCTTTTCGCTGTCGACGAGTCAGTCGACGAGTTCGTAGATGGTTGCGTTCGCAGTACCGCCGCCTTCACAGATGGTCTGAAGCCCATATCGGAGCCCTCGATCGCGCATGTGGTTGATAAGGCGAGTGGTCAGAATGGCACCCGATGCCCCCAGCGGATGGCCGACCGAGATGGCACCGCCGAGCGGATTGACCCGCTCCGGGTCCGCGCCCAGTTCGATTTGCCAGGCGAGCGGTACCGGTGCAAAGGCTTCGTTGATCTCGATTGCTCCGATGTCGCCGATGGTCAACCCTGTGCGAGCGAGCACCCGTTGCGTCGCGGGTATGGGCGCGGTCAACATCATCACCGGATCGGCACCGACGACGGAGCCGGCCAGAATCCGGACGATCGGCGTCAACCCGAGCTGCCGCGCTTTCTCTGGTGTCGTGATCAGCACGCCCGCTGCGCCATCAGAGATCTGAGAGGCGTTGCCCGCGTGTATGACGCCGTCTTCGCGGAACGACGGCTTCAGCTTGGCCAACGTCTCCGGGGACGTGCCACGGCGCACTCCCTCGTCCACCGTCAATTTCGCGTCGAGCGTATCGACACCCACCAATTGAGAGTCGAATGCACCGCGGTCGATCGCTGCCGCAGTCAGTCGGTGCGAGCGGGATGCGTACTCGTCCAGTATGAGTCGAGTCAGACCCCACTTCTCGGCGATCATCTCGGCACCGGTCCCCTGATCGAGTCCGTCGACGCCGAAGCGGTCGAGTACCGTCTGACCGTAGGGGAACCCCGATGCACGGGTTGCGCCGAGCGGGACCCTGGACATCGATTCGACTCCACCGGCGACTGCGATGTCGTAGGCGCCCGACATCACGGCATGCGCGGCCGACTCGATGGCTTGTTGTCCTGACCCGCACGCGCGGTTGATAGTGGCCGCGGGTACCGATTCGGGCCACCCGGCAGCCAGGGTTGCGAAACGTCCGACATTGCTCGACTGGTCACCCAGTTGCGTGACACACCCCCACATCACGTCGTCGATGGTTCCTGGATCTATTCCGCTGCGCTGCACCAATTCACGGAGGACGAGTGCCGAGAGATCTACGGGATGAATTCCGCTCAGCGATCCGTTTCGCTTCCCGATTGGCGTGCGTACTGCCTCGACGATCACTGCTTCTCGGACCTGCAAGTGACTGCTCCGATCGATGTAGCTGAAGTAGCGAGAGATGAAAGAGTGGCATCGACAGCCACGATCGCTACTCAAAAGATAGATTACATGGTTAACTACGTCAAACACTGTTTAGGAGAGTTCCATGGACTTCGCGCTGAGCGATGAACAAGACGCCCTCGCCGCAGCCGAACGCGCCTGGCTGACCAAGAACAACCCGATCACTTCCCGCCGGAGCACGATCGACGACGGTCCGGCGCGTCTGCGGTCCGAGGACCTCCGACATTTGCGCGACTCTGGCCTGGCAGGTCTGTTGACCGAGAACATGGGCGGCACGCACGTCGATCTCGCCGTCCTGGTGGAAGAGCACGGTCGCGCGGGAAGCGCGATTCCGCTCGCCGAATTATCCATTGCAGCAGGCCTTCTCGAGTTTCTCGACCACCCGATGAGGGAGAGCGCCGAATCGGGAGACGAACTCGTTGTGCCGGTGGCGGCCGCGATCGACAACGCCACGATCACCGCGAGCATCGACGACGACACGCTGCGGCTGCAGGGCAGGAGCGCTCCGGTGAGCGGAGCGATCGACGTCGGCCACGTACTGATATTGGCGCAGTGCCGCGACGGAATCGAAGTTGCCGCGGTACTGCCGGTCGGTGCGGTCGAGGTGACTCCGCTCGACACACTCGATCTGACCAGGTCCTGGTCCGTGGTCGATATCGACGTAACTCTCGAAGTCGACCAATGGTACGGACTGCCCTCGGGTACAACTGATTTCGTTCACGATCAGCTTGCTACCTACCGGGCATTCGACGCCCTCGGTGCCGCCGCACGCCTGGTCGAGGACAGCGTCGACTATACGAAGAGTCGAACGCAGTTCGGTAAGCCCATCGCGTCGTTCCAGGCCGTCAAACACCATTGCGCGAACATGGCGTTGTCCGTCGAAACAGCACGTGCGGCGCTGTGGGCTGCGGCGGTCGCCCTCGACGACAGATCACCCGAGCGCACAGCTGCGGTGTCTGCCGCTGCCGCCTACACAGGCGAAGGCACGAGCACCGTCGCTCAGACAGCTCTTCAGGTACACGGCGGAATCGGCTTCACCTGGGAACACCACCTTCATCTGCTGATGCGCCGGATCAAGGTCGACGAGCTGCTCGATGGAACAGTATCGTTCCATCGACGCCGGCTCGTTCAGGTCTGAGTCGCCGAACCCCGAAAGGCGGGAAGCGCTTTCGGTTCCCGCCTTTCCTGAAGTCCGAACTCTGAACGCAGTCCGAGTTACTAGCGAGCCTGCCAAACGGGCTGCCGCTTCTCCGCGAACGCTCGCGGACCTTCCTTCGAGTCCTCGGTCGTGCGCAGTAGGTCCCACTCGGTCGCGGACAGCGCCCACTTGTGATCCTCATCGGAACGGGTGCCGTCGACAATGCCGTACGCGATTCGTTTGCTGGCCTGCACCGACAGGGGTGCATTCACGGCAATCCTCTGAGCGAGCTCGACCGCGGCCTCGACCGTGCGTCCCTCCTCGACGACTTGGTTGATCAATCCGCATTCGAGTGCTCGCTCGGCGCTGATCGGGTCGCCGGTGAAGATCATCTCCATGGCCAGTCTCTGCGGAATCTGGGCTGGAAGTCTGAACACCCCGCCGGCACCGGCAAGCAATCCGCGCTTGACCTCGGGTAGGCCGAACGTTGCGTTGGTGGATGCCACGATCAAGTCGGCGGACAGTGCCAACTCCGTGCCGCCTCCGAGGGCCGAGCCGTTGACCGCCGCTATCGTCGGCTTCTGAACGAGATGCTTGACGAATCCGGCAAAACCCCATTCCGCGTGACCTGGGGCGTACGTGCTTTCGCCTCGCGCAATCGCTTTCAGGTCCGCGCCGGCACAGAACGACTTGTCACCGGCGCCGGAGACGACGATGACGCGGACGTCTCGATCGGCTTCCGCCTCCTCGAGGGCTGCCCCTACTGCGGCACTGACGGCACTGTTCACGGCGTTACGTGCGTCCGGACGGTTGATGGAAATGATCATGACGTTTCCGGAGCGCTCCACGAGGGCAGCTGGGCGCTCCGGGGTCGTGGTTTCTTCGGTCATGGTGTTACCTCTCGGATCGGGTCGATCAGTTCGAGGATCGTGGCATTGGCTTGGCCGCCGCCCTCGCACATCGTCTGAAGGCCGTACCGAATGTTGTTGCGACGCATGTGGTGAATCATGTCGGTCAGGATCCGGGCACCCGAACCGCCGAGGGGATGTCCCAGAGCTATAGCGCCGCCGTTCGGATTCAGCTTCTTCGACTCGACGCCGATTTCCTTCTGCCATGCCAGCGGCACCGATGCGAAGGCTTCGTTCACCTCGAAGACCCCGATGTCGTCCACCGTCAGTCCCGATTTGTCGAGCGCCTTCGCCGTCGCGGGGATCGGCGCGGTGAGCATGATGACGGGATCGGCGGCCGCGACGACCGCCGTGTGGATCGCGGCGATAGGCGTCAACCCATGTGCGCGAGCAGCGTCTTCACTCATGATCAGCAACGCCGCGCACCCGTCCGAGATCTGCGAGGCATTGCCTGCATGGATGACGCCGTCTTCTTTGAAGACGGTCTTCAGGGACGCCAGCTTCTCGACAGTGGTTCCGCGACGGATACCTTCGTCTCTTCTGACGACGGTGCCGGCCGGGGTAGTGATCGGAACGATCTGCTCGTCGAACCACCCTGCGTCCTGCGCCGCGGCCGCTCGCTCGTGAGACCGTGCGGAGAATGCGTCGAGGTCGGTGCGGCTCAAGTTCCACTTCTCGGCGATCATTTCGGCGCCCACACCCTGATTGGGTGCCACCTCGTATCGCGTGAGGAAGCCGGGACCGTACGGACTGCCGCCGACTTTGCCTGCGGAACCCATCGCAACCCGAGACATCGATTCGACACCGCCTGCGACCACTACCTCGTAGTGACCCGCTTCTACACTGGCGACGGCGAAGTTCAGTGCCTGTTGCGAGGATCCGCATTGGCGGTCGATCGTGACACCGGGAACCGAATCCGGCCACCCCGCCGACAAGACTGCATTTCTCGCGATGTCGTTGGCCTGATCACCGAGCTGCTGAACACATCCCCAAATTACATCGTCGACGATCACCGGATCGATCCCTGCGCGTTCGACGAGCGCGTTGAGCACTGCCGCAGACAGATCGGCTGGGTGGACATCTGCGAGGCCACCGTTCCTCTTACCGACGGGGCTTCTGACGGCTCCGACAATTACTGCGGACATACTTGCTCCTTCGAAAGTTGGTTCTTCGGTCAGGCGTTCTGAACGCGAGCGGATTCGAGGTCCGCGACGAGCTCGAGTACGCGGCGTCGGTCGACTTTGAGCGAGGCCCCACGCGGCAAGGACGCGACAGTGTGAATATCGACCGGAACCTCGTAACCGGTCAGCCGGTGACGGACGAATTCGCGGAGTTCGCTCTCGCTGACGTCGGGAGCCCCCGCCACCAACTCCACCACCGCAATCGGAACTTGACCCAGCCGCTCGTCATCCCTGCCGAACACCGTGGCATCGTGCACCGACGGATGCGCGCGCAGGGCATTGCACACCGTTTCGGGCTGAATCTTGAAGCCGCCGCGCACGATGGCATCATCGGCACGGCCGTCGATGTACAGGAAGCCGTCCGTGTCCAGGTGAGCGAGGTCGCTGGTCCGAAGCCAGCTGCCGGCCCCGGCACCGACCTGAGGTGCCGATACTTCGAGTCGGCCGGTCTCCCCCACCGCCAGGACCGAACCGTCGGTAGCCACGGTGCGCATGGCCACTCCGGGGAACGGCTTTCCGACACTCCCCCGTTTCGCCTTCCACCATTGTTCGATCAGCGGCCGTGTCCATCCTGCGACGGCACCTCCGAACTCGGTGGCTCCGTAGACGATCATGACGGGGATGTCGAACTTCTCGGTGAACTCGTCGGCCAGATCAGGGCTGACGAACGTTGTTCCCGCCGTTACGGCACGCAGGCTCGTGAGCTTCTCTTTCGGGACGTCGGCACCGAGAACTGCGCGCATGGCCGCCGGGGGAAGACTGGCTATCGCCAGTCGATGCTCGAATACGGCATCGACCCAGCCCTCGACTGTGAATCGGGGTAGCAGCACGAACGGGCGCGCCTCGGTCAACGACTGAATAACGCTCCACATGCCGCCGATATGCACGATAGCGAGCGTCACGAGCGCGGCCTTACCGCTGAGCGGTTCGCGGATCTTGCCCGCCGCCCCGGTGTGCCGGTGAACTGCCGACATTGCCGACTCGAGCTGGCGCCATGTCAGCGGAATTCGTTTGGGCGTTCCGGTCGTCCCCGAGGTGAACATCTCCACGGCGACTGGATCTTCGGGCTGCAGCGGATGCGAGTCGAGGACGGTGGACGGCCCGGGGATGCGTACGACTTCTGCACCGTCCACCGCGAATCCGACGACACCAGCAGCGGAGACACCCGCAGAGAATTCTGCGCTGTCCCAGTCGCTTTGCGGTGCCAACACCACGGGTGGCCGGGACGCCACGACGTCTGCCAGGATCCGGACCATGGGTTGCATCGGATTCAACGTCACCACTGTCCGTCCGCCGCCCAGAATCGCGATCAGAGCAGCGACCGTCTCGACGCGGTTTGACACCACCACCCCGATTCGGGAGCCTTCTCCGCATCCGAGGTCGGTGAGGGCGGCGTCGATGCGCTCGGCCGTCTCTCGCACCTGTCCCCACGTGTACCAGCGCTTCTCCTGCTGGATCATTCGGGCGTCGCCGGGGGCCGACCACAGCTGTTTCAACGCTTGTCTGATACTCGTCATGAATTTGCGCCCTCGCTCGGATGGTCGATCAGGTCAACTAGCGTGGCATTCCGAGGCCACGCTCGGCGATGATGTTCCGCATGATCTCCGAGCTCCCCCCAGCAATCGTGAACGCACGCGCGTACAGGAATTCGTCCTGCCATCGTCCAGAATCGAACACATTGTTGTCACCCTCGACGAGAATGCCTGCCTCGCCACTCAATTCGAGCGCAAACCTCTGCACCTCGACTCCGATCTCACTGAAGAACAGCTTGGCCATCGGTGCGTCGTACGCTCGCTCCGACTTGCGCGACCACCGACTGATGTTGGCGTAGACCAACGCGGACAGAGCGGAAATCGACGCATCCAACTGGCCGAGTCGGTCCTGCACATACCCGTCCTCGATCGCAGGTCGCCCGTTCCGCTCGACGCGACGCGCCAGATCCTTCAGCGCTTCGACGCTCTGCCGCAGTCGAACAGCGTTCGCTGCCACACCTGAGCGTTCATGCGACAAGCTCGAATTGGCAACGGTCCAGCCCTGATTCAATTGTCCGACCAGAGCGTCGGGCGTCAGAACCACATCGTCGAGGAATACCTCGTTGAAGTCGGACGTACCTGTCATTTCGCGCAGCGGTCGGATGTCGACACCAGGAAGCGACATGTCCACGATGAACGCACTGATGCCCTTGTGTTTGGGCGCATCGGGATCGGTGCGCGCAAGCATGTACCCGTAGTCGGACCAATGCCCGTTGGTCGTCCACACCTTCTGCCCGGTGACCCGAAAACCCCCGTCTTCGGTCCGCACGGCTTTGGTGCGAAGCGAGGCCAGGTCGCTACCGGACCCAGGTTCGCTGAACAGCTGACACCAGACCTCCGAACCCGCCCTGATTCCCGGTAGATACTTCGTCCGCTGCTCGTCGGTACCGAAGTCGAAGAGCGCGTGGGCGATCAGGTTGCCCGCGCCGGGCAGGACGGACGCGCGGGCACGGGCAATCTCCTCGCCCACGACGACACTGCGTTCAGCGCTGTGCTCTGCACCGGCTCCGCCGTACTCGGTCGGCCAGTCGCCACCGAAGTATCCGGCCGCGAAGAGCTTCCCCGTCCAGTTCTTCAGCAGACCCAGTTCCTCGGCCGTCTCGGCGCAGCGCACGCCGGCCTTCGGTGCGATGTCAGGTGCATTCGCAGCCACGAACTGACGGACCTCGAGCCTGAACTTCTCGAGGTCCGGGGTCATTCCGTAATCCATCTCACGCCCCTTCGGTCGTAGGTCTGATACCTCTTGTCGCGCACACTGGTCAGCGGACCTCGTACGAGCGGGTCGGCACCTGAGATCGATCGATCTGAGCCTTGCCGATCGGATTACCGATCATCGTGTACGGGAGCGCCGTTGCCAGAGCATGGGTGCGGCCGACGTCCTTCGATTCCCAGATCGCGCGCACGGTTCCCTGGATTGCAGCGGGTGGCTTTGCTGCAATTTTCCTGGCGAGCACCGCCGCACGCGACCACAGCAGGTCACGGGAAACGACCTCGCTGACGAAACCGATCTGATGAGCACGCTGGGCAGACATGCGTTCGTCGAGTCCGAGCAATGCCATCCGCAACACTTCCCCAATCGGTATGCGGTGAGCCAGACCGATGGGTTCGAGCGCTGCCACGAGACCGTACGACACATGCGGGTCGAAGAACTGCGCGTCATCACTGGCAATGATGAGATCCGCCTCGTTGAGCCAGTAGAGTGCGCCGCCCGCGGCGAGACCGTGCACCGCACAGATCAGCGGCTTCCAGCACTTGTTGTGCTTGGGCGAGAGGTCAACGCCCGGATCCCGCTTGCTGAAAGGATTGTCCGCCAGATAGGTACCCTCTTTGACGTCCATCCCGGTGCTGAACGCGCGGTCACCGTTCGCCCGGAGCACGATCGCATGGACGTCGTCGGTCAGATCGGCGAAGCTCCACAGATCGCGGAACTCCGCACGCATAGCGTTGGTGAACGAGTTCATCCGGTCGGGCCTGTCCAAGGTGATCGTCAGTACCTGATCTTCCAGCTCCGCGATCACCGTGGTCAAACTCTTCAACTCGCCGATACTGGTCAGGCTCACGCTGTCTCCTCGGATTGTTGTGGAACGAACACAGCCGTCATCTCAGGACTGTGTACGACGCTTTTCTGCCCGTAACTGCCCATGCCGCACCAGCATTTTCGCCGCGATGGCGCTCAAATCTGCTGGTGGCGTTCGCAGTCCGGCCAACCCGGTCTCGCGGCTGGGCAGCGAGACCGTTGCCGTTGCCGGGCAGGTCTCCTCACCACGTTGGCTGGTCCCACGGAATTCGAGATCGACCAAGTATCGATCGCCCTCTTGCCGTTTGCCCACGACCTCACCGGTGAAACGGTGCGTGTCGCCGAGGTAGTTGAACTTGCGCATCTGGCTCGACATCGTTTCGATCCAGCCGTCGTCACCGATCCAGTCGGTCAGGAAGTGAGTGAGCCAGCAGTCTCGCAACATTCCGTAGTCGTACGATGTCGGAAGTCCGATGGACCGTGCGTATTCCGCATCCCAGTGGATCCGTTGTGCGACATCGGGTATGCCTTGCTCGTTGGGTATGTAGAAAGCACCGATCCGCTGGCGGTTCCGGTAGGCAAGCCGTCCTGTGCAGGGGGTGTAGGGCGCGAAACCGTAACCACCGGAATGAAATACGACCATGTCCGTAGTTGTCAGAGGCCCTTTGGCCATCAGACCGAGAGGCTCCCCCACGACCACGTCCTCCCAATACCTGGGCTCGGCACCGCGGCGGACCTCGGCCTCGTAGATCGCATCGATCTCCGCGATCTCCTCCGGGGTGTACGACGCGGGTTCGATGGTGTCGTATTTCTTGCGCTTCTTCGACTCGTGTCGTTCGGTGTGAATCGTGATCACTCGCTGGATTTGCACGATCTCCGCGCGCTGGTTGAACTGAACATGGATCCTAGTCACGACGAGGGAGCGACCCGCAAACTCCGATTCCTTGAGTTCGACGTTGTCGAATCCCTGGAAGGAATACACCGCATCACCGTCGTAGACCGGCTGGTACCACTCGGTGGTGGAGCCCGAGACGAACACGTGAATCCCACGGAACGGTGGTCGACGCTGTTCCTTCGGCACTCGATCGGCCAACAGATCCTTCGTCACGGCGATGTTGATCATCGGCGGAGCAATCTGCCCGCCCCACCGCGTGTCGAGACCGTACTCCTCGTCGACAAAAAGGGGGTTGTCGTCACCGTAGCTGCGCGCGAATGCGCGCATGACATCCGGAGTGGCACGGGAGAACTGGTCACGTTGTGTCACCGCGTGGTAGATACCGACCAGATCGCGGGCACGCTGGATGTCGGATTCGAGGAAGCTGAAGGTTTCTTCCTTCTCGCCCGCCTCGGTCGTCCTGTCGGTCGTCTCGGTACTCATGAAATCCTCCGTGATCGTTGCGGTGCCTTCGATGCGGTACCGGCGCATGGGTTGTCCGGGTACATCAGGAGTGAAGAACCGCGGGAACTAGACACCCGTGGCCTGCTCGGTCAGTCGTTCGACCACGTGCCGGCGCACCAGCTTGCCGGTTTCGGTACGCGGTAACTCGTCCCAGTAGACGATGTTCTCGGGAGTTCGACTGCTGCGCAGAGACGATCGAACGAACTCCCGCAGATCTGCGGCGTCGACCGACATGCCCGGCCGAAGCACGACGGCGGCTTCGATGCGCTGGCCCCACTCCGGGTCCGGAACGCCGACGACGGCGACGTCGAGCACGGCAGGGTGCCGAAGCACTACCTCCTCGATCTCGGCTGGAGCGATGTTCTCCGCGCCCCGGATGATCGTGTCGTCCACCCGCCCGCCGACGAACAGAAAGCCCTCGTCGTCGATGAAACCTTTGTCCCGGGTGTCGAAGAATCCGCGATCGTCGACCATTCGCCCGATGCCGGCGTATTCCGCGGATACCTGGTCGCCGCGAACGCAGATTCGACCCATCTGGTTCGGACCGAGAACCTCGTCGAACGCATCTCTGATCTCGAGGTCGATTCCGGGAACAATTCGGCCGACCGATCCGAGTCGTGCCCGAACGGCATCGTCATCGCTGTCGATCGCAGCTCGGTGATCGTCCGGCCCGAGAACGGCGATGGTGGAACTCGTTTCGGTGAGTCCGTACGCGTTGACGAAACCTACATCGGGCCACATCGCAAGCGCCTTCTCGATGACCTGCGTGGGCATCGGGGCACCGCCGTAGGCCAAGCCTTGCAAGGTGGGGACAGCCTTGTCCACGTCCGC
The nucleotide sequence above comes from Rhodococcoides fascians A25f. Encoded proteins:
- a CDS encoding acyl-CoA dehydrogenase family protein; translated protein: MPENFYDADHSAFRASVREFVSREVTPNLDRWEEERSTGRIVWKAAGAQGILGIRIPEEFGGGGAADYRFRCVVQEELARVGAAALASAFSINDDIVASYLTTFGTTEHKQTWLPGMADGSTVASIALSEPAAGSDLRGMKTTAVRDGDEWVINGAKTFITSGFSSDVVLAAARTGEKEGRPQLSLILVPTDTPGFARGQKLRKLGLHAQDTAEIAFSDVRVPLSNLVGEEGRGFHHLTAQLPLERLSIAWRALVAAEAALEWTLKYTSERKAFGQRIVDFQNTRFKLAEMTTEVEITRSFLQQSILAYNDGTFDATLGAKAKWWTTELQKRVTDGCLQMFGGYGYMDEYPISRAYADARVQTIVGGTTEIMKEIIGRDLANRYPS
- a CDS encoding thiolase family protein translates to MQVREAVIVEAVRTPIGKRNGSLSGIHPVDLSALVLRELVQRSGIDPGTIDDVMWGCVTQLGDQSSNVGRFATLAAGWPESVPAATINRACGSGQQAIESAAHAVMSGAYDIAVAGGVESMSRVPLGATRASGFPYGQTVLDRFGVDGLDQGTGAEMIAEKWGLTRLILDEYASRSHRLTAAAIDRGAFDSQLVGVDTLDAKLTVDEGVRRGTSPETLAKLKPSFREDGVIHAGNASQISDGAAGVLITTPEKARQLGLTPIVRILAGSVVGADPVMMLTAPIPATQRVLARTGLTIGDIGAIEINEAFAPVPLAWQIELGADPERVNPLGGAISVGHPLGASGAILTTRLINHMRDRGLRYGLQTICEGGGTANATIYELVD
- a CDS encoding acyl-CoA dehydrogenase family protein encodes the protein MDFALSDEQDALAAAERAWLTKNNPITSRRSTIDDGPARLRSEDLRHLRDSGLAGLLTENMGGTHVDLAVLVEEHGRAGSAIPLAELSIAAGLLEFLDHPMRESAESGDELVVPVAAAIDNATITASIDDDTLRLQGRSAPVSGAIDVGHVLILAQCRDGIEVAAVLPVGAVEVTPLDTLDLTRSWSVVDIDVTLEVDQWYGLPSGTTDFVHDQLATYRAFDALGAAARLVEDSVDYTKSRTQFGKPIASFQAVKHHCANMALSVETARAALWAAAVALDDRSPERTAAVSAAAAYTGEGTSTVAQTALQVHGGIGFTWEHHLHLLMRRIKVDELLDGTVSFHRRRLVQV
- a CDS encoding crotonase/enoyl-CoA hydratase family protein, with amino-acid sequence MTEETTTPERPAALVERSGNVMIISINRPDARNAVNSAVSAAVGAALEEAEADRDVRVIVVSGAGDKSFCAGADLKAIARGESTYAPGHAEWGFAGFVKHLVQKPTIAAVNGSALGGGTELALSADLIVASTNATFGLPEVKRGLLAGAGGVFRLPAQIPQRLAMEMIFTGDPISAERALECGLINQVVEEGRTVEAAVELAQRIAVNAPLSVQASKRIAYGIVDGTRSDEDHKWALSATEWDLLRTTEDSKEGPRAFAEKRQPVWQAR
- a CDS encoding thiolase family protein — protein: MSAVIVGAVRSPVGKRNGGLADVHPADLSAAVLNALVERAGIDPVIVDDVIWGCVQQLGDQANDIARNAVLSAGWPDSVPGVTIDRQCGSSQQALNFAVASVEAGHYEVVVAGGVESMSRVAMGSAGKVGGSPYGPGFLTRYEVAPNQGVGAEMIAEKWNLSRTDLDAFSARSHERAAAAQDAGWFDEQIVPITTPAGTVVRRDEGIRRGTTVEKLASLKTVFKEDGVIHAGNASQISDGCAALLIMSEDAARAHGLTPIAAIHTAVVAAADPVIMLTAPIPATAKALDKSGLTVDDIGVFEVNEAFASVPLAWQKEIGVESKKLNPNGGAIALGHPLGGSGARILTDMIHHMRRNNIRYGLQTMCEGGGQANATILELIDPIREVTP
- a CDS encoding class I adenylate-forming enzyme family protein; the encoded protein is MTSIRQALKQLWSAPGDARMIQQEKRWYTWGQVRETAERIDAALTDLGCGEGSRIGVVVSNRVETVAALIAILGGGRTVVTLNPMQPMVRILADVVASRPPVVLAPQSDWDSAEFSAGVSAAGVVGFAVDGAEVVRIPGPSTVLDSHPLQPEDPVAVEMFTSGTTGTPKRIPLTWRQLESAMSAVHRHTGAAGKIREPLSGKAALVTLAIVHIGGMWSVIQSLTEARPFVLLPRFTVEGWVDAVFEHRLAIASLPPAAMRAVLGADVPKEKLTSLRAVTAGTTFVSPDLADEFTEKFDIPVMIVYGATEFGGAVAGWTRPLIEQWWKAKRGSVGKPFPGVAMRTVATDGSVLAVGETGRLEVSAPQVGAGAGSWLRTSDLAHLDTDGFLYIDGRADDAIVRGGFKIQPETVCNALRAHPSVHDATVFGRDDERLGQVPIAVVELVAGAPDVSESELREFVRHRLTGYEVPVDIHTVASLPRGASLKVDRRRVLELVADLESARVQNA
- a CDS encoding acyl-CoA dehydrogenase family protein, yielding MDYGMTPDLEKFRLEVRQFVAANAPDIAPKAGVRCAETAEELGLLKNWTGKLFAAGYFGGDWPTEYGGAGAEHSAERSVVVGEEIARARASVLPGAGNLIAHALFDFGTDEQRTKYLPGIRAGSEVWCQLFSEPGSGSDLASLRTKAVRTEDGGFRVTGQKVWTTNGHWSDYGYMLARTDPDAPKHKGISAFIVDMSLPGVDIRPLREMTGTSDFNEVFLDDVVLTPDALVGQLNQGWTVANSSLSHERSGVAANAVRLRQSVEALKDLARRVERNGRPAIEDGYVQDRLGQLDASISALSALVYANISRWSRKSERAYDAPMAKLFFSEIGVEVQRFALELSGEAGILVEGDNNVFDSGRWQDEFLYARAFTIAGGSSEIMRNIIAERGLGMPR
- a CDS encoding enoyl-CoA hydratase/isomerase family protein; the protein is MSLTSIGELKSLTTVIAELEDQVLTITLDRPDRMNSFTNAMRAEFRDLWSFADLTDDVHAIVLRANGDRAFSTGMDVKEGTYLADNPFSKRDPGVDLSPKHNKCWKPLICAVHGLAAGGALYWLNEADLIIASDDAQFFDPHVSYGLVAALEPIGLAHRIPIGEVLRMALLGLDERMSAQRAHQIGFVSEVVSRDLLWSRAAVLARKIAAKPPAAIQGTVRAIWESKDVGRTHALATALPYTMIGNPIGKAQIDRSQVPTRSYEVR
- a CDS encoding FAS1-like dehydratase domain-containing protein, encoding MSTETTDRTTEAGEKEETFSFLESDIQRARDLVGIYHAVTQRDQFSRATPDVMRAFARSYGDDNPLFVDEEYGLDTRWGGQIAPPMINIAVTKDLLADRVPKEQRRPPFRGIHVFVSGSTTEWYQPVYDGDAVYSFQGFDNVELKESEFAGRSLVVTRIHVQFNQRAEIVQIQRVITIHTERHESKKRKKYDTIEPASYTPEEIAEIDAIYEAEVRRGAEPRYWEDVVVGEPLGLMAKGPLTTTDMVVFHSGGYGFAPYTPCTGRLAYRNRQRIGAFYIPNEQGIPDVAQRIHWDAEYARSIGLPTSYDYGMLRDCWLTHFLTDWIGDDGWIETMSSQMRKFNYLGDTHRFTGEVVGKRQEGDRYLVDLEFRGTSQRGEETCPATATVSLPSRETGLAGLRTPPADLSAIAAKMLVRHGQLRAEKRRTQS
- a CDS encoding class I adenylate-forming enzyme family protein, whose translation is MNITLLLDMAVDGFADRIVVGTRDTGLTAAQIHRLAAVGAAEIVDRGADALVYLAVNGPAFPVAMFAAARAGVPLVPVNYRLGREQLDALLANHPRALALAGTEQTDAPVRAGLSVRSPEQWLAELSSTAESVVEGFDEAAESDGDQAPAVIIYTSGTTSAPKGVLLRHENLSSYVLGSVEFASADASDCALVSVPPYHIAAVANVITNLYAGRRTVVLEQFSPAQWLHTARTEGVTNALVVPTMLSRVVEADVDKAVPTLQGLAYGGAPMPTQVIEKALAMWPDVGFVNAYGLTETSSTIAVLGPDDHRAAIDSDDDAVRARLGSVGRIVPGIDLEIRDAFDEVLGPNQMGRICVRGDQVSAEYAGIGRMVDDRGFFDTRDKGFIDDEGFLFVGGRVDDTIIRGAENIAPAEIEEVVLRHPAVLDVAVVGVPDPEWGQRIEAAVVLRPGMSVDAADLREFVRSSLRSSRTPENIVYWDELPRTETGKLVRRHVVERLTEQATGV